The following are encoded together in the Gordonia insulae genome:
- a CDS encoding cold-shock protein codes for MAQGTVKWFNAEKGFGFIAPDEGSDDVFVHYSEIQGSGFRTLEENQRVEFEVGQGTKGPQATGVRAV; via the coding sequence ATGGCACAGGGAACTGTGAAGTGGTTCAACGCGGAAAAGGGCTTCGGCTTCATCGCGCCTGATGAGGGGTCTGATGACGTGTTCGTCCACTACTCCGAGATCCAGGGCTCGGGATTCCGGACCCTCGAGGAGAACCAGCGCGTCGAGTTCGAGGTTGGTCAGGGCACCAAGGGCCCGCAGGCCACCGGCGTCCGCGCCGTCTAG